GAACCGCGCCTCGACCCCGGGCTGCTCGCCCGCGCCTGGGTGGGCGAGCAGACGGCCGTCCTGCAGTGGTGGCTGGAGATCGACGACCCCCGCCCGCCGGCCGAGGAGGTCGCCCGGATGCTGCTCGACCTGGCCGTCCACGGACGGTACTGGGCCAGCGGATTCGATTTGCCCGCCTGACCCTCGGGAGCTCCTGCCAGCGGGGACTTGCGCGCCCCCGGCCGCGTCCGGCCGGGGGCGTTCTCGTGCGCCGACCTCTTGAGGACACCGGGAATGTGACGTAGATTGCCCGACACCTTGAACGTAACTGAACGCTTTGTTCGGTAACGGTGTCTGGAGAAGGAATGACCCCATGACCGCCGACGAGACCCTCTCCCTGGTCCTGCTGCTCGCGGTGTTCGCACTGGCGATCTGGCGGGACGTCAACGTCGGGCTCGTCGCGCTGCCCGCCGGGCTGCTGCTCGCCAAGATCACCGGTGTGCCGGGCGAGAAGGCGCTCGCCGCCTTCCCCGTCCAGATCGTCGTGCTGATCATCGGCGTGATGTACCTGTTCGGCCACGCCCAGCGCAGCGGCGCCATCGACCGGCTCGTGCATCTGGTGATCCGCGCGTCCGGCGGCCGCGACTGGATGCTGCCGTGGACGATGTTCCTGGTCGGCGCGCTGCTCAGCGCCATCGGCACCCTGCCGAGCGCCACCGTCGCGATCGTCCTGCCCATCGCCATGCGGCTGGCCCGCAACCGCGGCATGGACCCGGTCATCATGGCGGTCGTCGCCTGCGCGGGCGCCGGCGTGGGCGGCTTCTCGCCGCTGTCCCCGTGGGGCGCCATCGTCCGGCAGCTCGCCGAGAAGCAGGGCGCGGACTTCTCCCCCGGCGGCCTCTTCCTCGGCCTCGCCGCGATCAAGACCTGCACCGCGATCCTGACGTACCTGCTGCTGAAGAAGTTCATCCGCCGCGGCAAGACCACCCCGGCCCCGCAACTCGCAGCCGCGACGACGCAGAACGCGAAGCCGACGCCTCCCGACAGCCCACCCACGGGAACCGGCCAGACCCCCGCAACCCCAGAACACGACGGCACCACCACCCCACCCACGGGAACCGGGCGGACCCCCGCACGGCCCGAGGAACGAGGGCCGGGCGTGTCCTCGCCCCTGCGCGGTTACGAACTGGGATCGATGGTGGGGATCGGCGCCTTCCTCGTCATGGTGCTGGCGCTCGGGATGAACCCGCTGTTCGCCTCGCTCCTCGTGGGGCTCGTCCTGCACCTGGTGTTCAAGCCCGACACCAGGCGGGTCATCGGGGATCTGCCGTGGGGCGTCATCCTCCTGACCTCCGGAGTGCTGGTGTACGTGGGGGTGCTGGAGCGCGTCGGGACGCTCGACACGCTCGCGGGGCACCTCGGCGGGATCGACGCCGCGCTGCTGACCGTGCTGGCGATCGCGTACCTGGCGGCGCTGTTCGCGACCGTGGAGTCGTCGACGGTGGCGGTCCTCGGCGTGATCATCCCGCTCACCGCGACGGCGCTGCCGCACCAGTCGTCCGCCGGGTTCACCGCGCTGCTCATCGCGATCTGCGGGGTGATCGGCGCGGTCGGGATCAGCCCGATGCACCTCGGCGGCGGGCTCGTCCTGGCGAACACCAGCGAGGAGGAGAACCCGCGGGTGTTCCGGTGGCTGCTCGGCATCTCGCTCGCCGCGGCGGCCGTCCTGCCGCTGCTGTTGCTGCTGGTCCCGCTGGCCGTCGGCGTCTGACGGTCAGTCCCCCGGGAGCAGGCGGGTGAGCAGGTGCGGGACGGCGATCGCGCCGAGCATCGGCTCCCCGCGGCGCTCGCAGACCGCGACCATCGGGCTGCGGTCCTGGTCCATGACGCTGGCGATCTCCATGACGGTCGCGTCGGCGTCGACGACCGGCAGCGGCGGCTCGTCGTGGCGGAGCAGGTCGGCGACGGTGCGCTCGGCGAGCTCCGCGCACAACCGGTCGGCGTGGCCCTCGTCGTAGACGCGGGCGAGGGCGGGGTCGTCCCGGACGTACCGCGGGATCAGCAGGCGGAGCAGCCGCGATCCCGGCAGGACGGCGACGGGACGGCCCCGCGCGTCGGCGACGATCAGTGCGGGGAGCCCGTGCTCCGCGAGCAGCCGGGCGGCCTCCAGGGCACTGTGCTCCGGCGTGACGGTCGGGTACTGGACGGCGAGTTCGCGTGCGCGCACTCTGCATACGTATCCGGGTGGGGCGTTCTCACGCCACCGGGCGCACCCCGCGCGTGAAAACGTCGCCGGTTCCCGTTAAGGTCTGCTAACGGTGTGCCGGGAAGTCTGGTCGGCGTGATATCAGCCGACCCAGAAAGCACCGGCCATGACGAATCTGCTGCTCTCCTTCGCCGTCCTTCTCCTGATCGCGGTGCTGCTGTCGAGCCTGGCGAACCGCACCGTCCTGTCGACGGCGGTGCTGTTCCTGCTCGGCGGATTCCTGCTCGGCGACGGCGTCCTCGACGTGGTCCCGCTGCGGCCGGACGACGGGATCGTGGAGACGCTCGCCGAGCTGGCGCTGTTCGCGGTGCTGTTCACCGACGGGATGCACGCGGGCTGGCGGGACCTGCGCAGCGCGTGGCGGCTGCCCGGCCGGGCGCTCGGCTGGGGCCTGCCGCTGACGCTGCTGATCACGGCGGTCCTCGCGCACTACGTGGTGGGCCTCGGCTGGATCGAGTCGCTGCTGATCGCGGCGGTGCTGACGCCGACCGACCCGGTGTTCGCGGCGGCGCTCGTCGGCAACGACAAGGTGCCGCCCCGGCTGCGGCACCTGCTGAACGTGGAGTCGGGCGTGAACGACGGGCTCGTCCTGCCGTTCGTGTTGATCTTCCTGGCGGTGGCCGAGGGAGCGGACGACCTGCACCTCGGCGCGCTCGCGTCCGAGCTGCTCGTCGGGATCGTCATCGGCGTCGCGGTGCCGTGGGCGGCGCTGAAGCTGGAGAGCACCCGCTGGTTCGCCGTCTCCCCCAAGTACGCGCCGCTGAACGCGGTCGCGATCGGGCTGCTCGTCCTCGCCCTCGGCCAGGCCACGCACGGGAACCTGTTCCTGGCCGCGTTCGCGGCGGGAGTCACGGTCGCGACCGTCGGCGAGGAGTTCCGGGAGGCGTTCGACGAGTTCGGCGAGCTGGTCGCCGAACTGCTGAAGCTCGCGGCGCTGCTGGTGTTCGGCGCGCTGCTGTCGCCGACGTTCTTCGGGGACGTCGGCTGGACGGGCTGGGTGTTCGCCGTGCTCGCCCTCATCGTCGCGCGGCCCGCCGCGATCTGGGTGTCGTTCCTCGGCTCCCGGCTGACCGCGCGCGAGCAGGGCGCGGTGATGTGGTTCGGCCCGAAGGGGTTCGCGTCCGTCGTGTACGGGCTGATCGTGCTCGAATCGCAGATCGCCGACGCCGACGAGATCTTCCACCTGGTCGCGGTGACGATCGTGCTGTCGATCATCGCGCACTCGTCCACCGACATCGTCGTGGCGCGCGGCTTCGACGACGAGCGCGAGGTCCCGGCCTGGTTCCGCAAGGACGAGCGGGACAGGGACGGTCGCGGCGCGGACGAACCGGACGAAGACGGCGCCGAGGAGTCCCCGGGCACGCGCGGGGAACGTCCGGGATGATCGGCCCGCGCATCGGCCGCCACGGCTGACCCGGCAGAACCACCCGTACCCCGCACCCGATCGGAGCCCGCCCCTTGGCCGCCGCCGCAATCGCGATCTTCGTCGTCGCGTACGTCCTGATCGCCTCGGAGAAGATCCACCGCACGGCCGTCGCGCTCGGCGGCGCCTGGCTGATGATGCTGCTGCACATCGACAACGCCGAGTCGGCGTTCTTCTCCGAAGAGACCGGCGTCGACTGGAACGTCATCTTCCTGCTGCTCGGCATGATGGTGATCGTCTCGGTGCTGCGGCAGACGGGCGTGTTCGAGTTCGTCGCGATCTGGGCCGCGAAACGGGCGCGCGGGAAGCCGTACCGGCTGATGGTGATGCTCGTGCTCATCACCGCGTTCGCGTCCGCGCTGCTGGACAACGTGACGACCGTGCTGCTGATCGCGCCCGTGACGTTCCTGGTGTGCGAGCGGCTCGGGCTGAAGGTCGTCCCGTACCTGATCGCCGAGGTGATGGCGTCCAACATCGGCGGCACCGCCACGCTCGTCGGCGACCCGCCCAACATCATCATCGCCAGCCGCGCCGGGCTGTCGTTCAACGACTTCCTGATCCACCTGGCGCCGCTGGTCCTGGTGCTGATCGCCGTGTTCTGCCTGCTGTGCCGGGTGCTGTTCCGGTCCGCCTTCCGGTACGACCCGGAGCGCGCCAAGGAGGTCATGTCGCTGAACGAGCGGGAGGCGATCACCGACCGGCGGCTGCTGTGGCAGGGCCTCGCGGTCCTCGCGGTCGTGATCGTCGCGTTCGTCCTGCACCCGGTGCTGCACTACGAGCCGTCCGTGGTGGCGCTGCTCGGCGCGGGCCTGCTCGTCGCCGCCACCAAGGTCACCACCGAGGACGCGCTGCGGGAGGTGGAGTGGCCCACGCTGGTGTTCTTCGCGGGGCTGTTCGTGATGGTCGGCGGGCTCGTCCGGACGGGCGTCATCGGCGAGGTGTCGAACTTCGCCGCCGAGCAGACCGAGGGGCGGCTCGGGCTCGCCACGATGGTGCTGCTGTGGGGGTCGGCGCTGATCTCGGCGATCGTCGACAACATTCCCTACGTCGCCACGATGAGCCCGATCGTCGCCGACCTCGTCCAGGGGTATCCGGGCGGCGACGGGCAGGTGCTGTGGTGGGCGCTCGCGCTCGGCGCCGACCTCGGCGGCAACGCCACCGCGATCGGCGCCAGCGCGAACGTGGTCGTGCTCGGGATCGCCGCCCGCAACGGGACGCCGATCAGCTTCTGGCACTTCACCAAGTACGGCATCGTCGTCACGCTCGCGACGATCGCGCTCGCGACCCCGTACCTGTGGCTCCGCTACCTGTGATCAGCCGCGGTGGGCGACCTTGTCGCGCAGCCGGTCCGCGGCGGCGACCGCCGGTCCCGCGGCCTTCAGGATCCCCGGCTTGGGCGGGGTGTGCGGGTGCGGGCGGGTGGGCGCCTTCGCCTTGCCGGCGGCCAGCTCGCGGCCCAGCTCCTCGGCGCGCTCGGCGGTCATGACCTTGCGCAGCTCCGGCCAGACCCGGGTCTCCTCGTAGGAGATGTGCTCGCGCCCGTCCACGATGAACGTGCGCAGCAGCTCCTCGAAGCGTTCGTCGTCCGGTTTCATGCCCATGAGGTCGTTGAGGACGAACTTCGCGGACCGCTCCTGCTCGACGGCGTGGTCGGCGAGCCGGTCGCCCTCCGGCACCAGCTTCCGGACCGTCGGCCAGAAGTACTCCTCCTCGACGGCCTCGTGCCTGGACTCGTCCATGATCAGCCGCTCGACCATCTTCCGGCGATGCTCGAGCCCGTCCGGACCCGTCCGGCCGGCCCCGGCCTCCAGTTCGGCGAGGACCTCCTTCACATGGTCGTGGTCCTGTCCGAGCACCTCGAAGACGTCAGCCATGGGTCCTCCTCTCAATGGTGGACATCAGGCCCCTGCCCGGTGGGCGCATGGCAAACGTCGGCGCCCACGGGACGCACGTCACGTCCGCCGTCACGTGTGATTAACCCGGTTCGTCGGGTATCGCCTCCGGCAGAGACGATCAGAGAGGAGCAGGACGATGCCCAAGACCACCGGCAAGGGCAAGGCCAAGAAGGAGGAGCTGCCCGACACCATCAAGCGTTCGGACGCCAAGGCGCAGCGCACCTTCGCGAAGGCGCACGACTCGGCCGTCGAGGAGTACGGCGAGGGGCGCCGGGCCCACCAGGTCGCCTACGCCGCCCTCAAGCACACCCACGAGAAGGTCGGCGACCGCTGGGAACCGAAGTCCGGCGGCGGCAAGGGGCCGTCCGATGAACAGGCGGAGGGCGGCCGGAACACCTCCCGCAAGACGGCCGGCGGCGTGGACGCGAACGCCTCCAAGACGCACCTCTACGGCGTCGCCAAGCGCCTCGACATCTCCGGCCGCTCCAACATGAACAAGAACGAGCTGGTCAAGGCCATCGAGAAGGCCAACAAGAACGAGACCCGCAAGGCCCGTTCCTGACGGTCACAGGCGGCGCCTGACCTTCTCCCGCACCGGACGGTCGAGGTTCCGCAGGATCGTCTCGGTGCGACTCCCCCCGGCGGCCCGCAGGAGATCGGCGACGACCGCGGGCGGCACGTAGCCGAGCGCCGCGCACAGCGGCCGCACCGGCATCGCGCCGATCACCCGGGACGCCGCGGCGGGGGGCAGCGCCCCGAGGATCTCCGCGGCGGCGCGCGGCTCGGCGCGCGCGAGGATCCGGGCCGCCTCGTCCGGCGGCATCGCGCTCAGGACGGCCACGGCCGCCCGCGTGTCGAGACCGGCGACGGCGCCCGCGGCCGGCGCGGACCCGAGCATCTGCAGCACCGCGGCCGCGTGCGCCGCGGCCCGTCCGTCCACCCGCCCGCCGGTCCCCCGCTCGGCGAGCACGGCGGCGAGCAGCGCCCCCGCGGTCCGCGCCGAACCCGCCGCGAGCACCTGCGCGGCCCGCTGGCGCGGCAGGCGCCGCAGCACCGGCCCGGCGAGGCGCGCGCCGACCCGGCTCAGCGCGTCCCGGACGGTCTCGGGCGGGACGTCGCGGAGCATCGCCGCCGCCCCGTCCGCGTCCGTCCCCGCGAGCATTCGCGCCAGTTCGTCCGCCCGGACGCCGGGTGGGACGCGCCCGGCGACGCGCTCGCCCGGGTCCCCGGCCCGTCCCGGCGGGCGGGGGCCGGCCGCGCGCCGCGGCCCGGCGTCGGCGCGGGTGGGCGGCTCGTCGGGCGGCTCCCGGTCCACGACGCCGCCGCAGCCGATGGGACGGTCGACGACGACCGGGCCGCGCGCGGGCGCGGGGGGCGCGAGGACCCGCCGCAGGGCGCGTCGCAGCGCGTCGCTCGTGAGCCGCGCGGCCGGGTCCTTCTCCAGCAGCCGGAGGACGGGGCCGGCGAGCCGGCCGGACGCGACGGGACGCGGCGGCGGCTCGTTCATGACCGCCCAGAGCGTCGCCGAGGGGGCGTCGGCGCCCTCGCCCCGGCGGAACGGGGAGCGGCCCTCGAGCGCCTCGAACAGGACGACGCCGAGCGACCACAGGTCGGCGGGCGGCCCCGCGTCGGCGCCCTTGATCCGCTCGGGCGCCAGGTAGTCGGCGGTGCCGACGATCAGGCCGGTGCGGGTGAGCTTCGACGCACCTCCGACGTAGGCGATGCCGAAGTCGATGAGGCGGACGCGGCCGTCGTCCTCGACCATGATGTTCGCCGGTTTGACGTCGCGGTGGACGACGCCACTGCGGTGCGCGGCGTCGAGCGCGTCGAGCAGCGCCAGCGCGGTGCGGGCGGCGTCGCGTTCGGGCAGCGTGGCGCGCTCGGCGAGGACGTCGGCGAGCGAGACGCCCCGAACCAGCTCCATGACGATCCAGGGATCGTCGCCGTCGACGAGCACGTCGTAGATCCCGACGATGCCGGGATGCGCGACCCGGGCGAGCGCCTTCGCCTCGCGGAAGGCGCGCCTGCGCAGCTCCGGGGCGTCCGGGAAGGCGCCGAGCAGCAGCGACTTGAGTGCCACCCGCCGGTCGAGGAGGGCGTCCTCGGCGAGCCAGACCTCCCCCATGCCGCCCCGCGCGACCGGCCGCACCAGCCGGTAGCGGCCGCCCAGCACGCGTCCCGGCGAGGACGGCTCAGTAGTCGTCATCGTCGTACAGCGGCTGCCCGTCGGCGTCGCGCGGCGAGTCGGGGGTCGCGCGGGTCTCCTCGACGGCGCGGGTGTCGGAGATCCGGCGGATGGCCTCGTCGTCGGACGCGGGCGGCGCGGACCCGCCGCGGGCGTCCCCGTGGGGCTCCTCGCGGTCGAACACTTCGCCGTGCAGGGCGTCGTCGTCGTACGCGTCGGCGGTGGTCGCGTCGGCGGCGCCGCCCTGGAAGCCGTTGCCGTTGCTCCGGAACCCGTTGCCCCGCACGGTGTCGCCTCCTCGTCCGGAGGACGGACGCGGGCGCGGGTAGTCGTCGTCGGGGTAGCCGTCGGCCACCCGCGTGTCCGCCGCCGCCGGGTCGTCGAGGACGTCGCCGTCCGTCTCCTCGTCCTTGCGCGACCAGATCGGCAGGATGGAGCCGGGCCGACGGGCGACGCCGGGATCGGGCCCGGGGTCGGGCCCGGCGTCGGGTCTCGGTCCGGAGTCGAACCCGCTGGCGAAGGCGGGCCGGGTACCGGCCCGCGCCTCCCGCATTTCCCGTTTGACCTCCAGGGCGAGGATGCGGTCGTAGTTGCCGGGTTTCATCATCAGCTTGACGAACACCGGCAGGCATTCGATCAGCAGGAAGAAGAGGAAGAGCAGGGTTCGCACACCGACGAGGGTGAAGTCGCCGCGGGACACTTCACTGAGCGCCTGCAACCGGATGAGCAGGCCGTCGGTCTCGGCGTTCTCCGCATCGTATTGGATCTGCAGCGTCCGCTGCCGCTGCCGGGCGTCCTGCAGTTGCTGTTGGACCTTCGGCAGTTCGGCGGTGGCCTGCTGCAAGCGGGTGCTCTTCGCGGCTTCGCTGTCGGCGGCGAGTTCCGTCTTGCGCGCCTCGATCTGCCGGTTCAGGCCCTGGACGTCGTTCCGTGCCTTGTCGTACGCCTCTTTGCTCGCCTCCGCGAGCGGCCCCTCGCCCTTGCGCGGGCAGCCGTCGCCACCGTAGAGCTGGCACTGCCATTCTTTGTAGTGCTTGTCCGCGTCCTTCTGCCGCTCGTTCCGCTGCCGCTCCAGCGTCTTGATCTCCGGGTCGGCGGCCGGGTCGAGCGGGACGTCGCCGCGCGAGCGGACGACCTCCTGCAGCGAGTCGACCTGCTTCTGCAGGGCCGCGACCTGGCGGCCGACCTCGCCCGTCCGCTGGTCGGCGGTGAAGGAGTTGCTGCGCTCCTGCTTGATCTGCACGATCTGCGCGTCGATCTCGGACTTGAAGATCTGCAGGACGAGCGGCGTCGAGATGACCGCGCCCAGCAGGACGGCCATGACGATGCGGGGCGCGGCGTACCGGCCGCGCTTGCCCTCCGCCGGGATGGAGGTGACGAGCCAGCGGTCGAGGCTCATGATCGCGGCGCCCCAGCCGAGCGCGATGGGCGCGGCGATGAAGGGGTTGACGCCGAGGGCGCTGTGGATGGCGAACCACATCGACAGCGTGGCGAGCACGCTGGTGGTCAGGACGGCGCCGCCGATGCCCTCGTACTTCGTGCGTTCGGACGGGCAGCGGTCGAGGATTTCCGGACGAGCCCCGGAAAGGGAGATCAGAAAACGCCGCATCCAGTCCCTCTCGCCCGTTCCGAGCAGGGGACGACCGTGCCCCCGGCAGACGACCGCCTAGTGTAACCGCGTAGTACCGGAAAACGGGTGGCACCGACATTCCGGATGGCCGGATCAGGCCATAATCGACAGCGGCAACCGGACGAGCGGGAAGAATCCTGGGAACGCGTGCGCTCTGGCGGACGTGTGCTCTTCACGGGCACTCGGGAGGCGGCCCGCCCGGCGCGGGCACGGGGGAACGGAAATGACAGGAGTCATCGTTGGCCAATCCGGGTGAGGACCTGCAGAAATCCCTCACCAAGGCGGTCAGGGGACTTTCCGGACATCATCGGCTGATCGTGGTGGAGGCCGCCGCCGACGGAATCAGCACCTACCAGGTGCAGCGCAACGCGGCCGACGTGCCCAAGGCCCGCGTCTGGAACGCGACCTGGGAGGAACTGTCGGCCGACGGCGCGCCGCTGAAGGAACGCGTCCTCGCGGCCGCCCGCCTCGACCCCGAAGCCGTGACCCTGCTGACCTGCACGTTCCCGGACGGTACGGACGCGGCGCAGGCCATCGCCTGGCTGCAGGCCGCGGCACCGGACGCGCAGACGCACATGGCGCCGGGCGCCGCGCTCGGCGAACTGCTGCGCACCGTCATCGCCGACGAGCCCCTCACCCAGCTGTACGAGCTGGCCACGCTCGTCCCCGACCCGGACGGGACGCTGCGCTTCAAGGGCCACCGGCTGTTCACCGTCGACTCGCGGCGCCACGACACCGTGCGGCTCGACCTGCGCTTCCACCAGACGGACGAACTCGGCGCCGCGCTCGCCGTCATCTCCTGGTCCGAACGCCGCTTCCGGCTCGTGTCGGTGCAGCGCGCGCACGTCCCGCCCGGCCGCTACGAGGTGATCGCCGAACTCGAACGGCCCGGCCGCGTCCGGTTCCACGGGCTGCCCGCCGAACCCGTCCGCGACGACCGCACGTGGGACGAGCTCGTCGCGGCCGTCCCGGACCGGCTGCCGCCCGAACCACCGGACGTCCACCTGGTGTGCGCCATCGAGACGGCGGGCCCGCCCGAGCGGGTCGCCGCGCGCCTCGACCGGGCCGCCCAGTTCGTGCGGGCCGCCGCCGACGACGGCGGCCCGGGCCTGACGGTGTCGCTCGTCGCCTACGGGCCGCACGCGTTCGTCCGCCGCCCGCCCCCGGCCGTGAAGGTCATCGCGGACCGGCGCTCCGCCGCCGACGCGCGCCGCGTGCTGGACGCGCTGCGCGACCGGGAACCCGCCGGCGACTCCGGCTACCCGAACGCCGCCGCCGTCGAGTGCGCGCTCGCCGAGGTCGACCGGCTGCTCGCCGGCGGCGGCCGTGAGCGGCCCGCGCTGCTGCTGATCGGCGACCGGCCGCCGCACCCGCCGGCCGTCCACCCGTCGGAGGTGCTGCCGTGCCCCGAGGCGGCGGACTGGCAGGCGGCGCTGCGCGCGCTGCGCCGCCGCCCCGGCCTGGCCGTCGGCGCCGTCACCGACCGGCCCGCCCGCCGCGCCGACCCGTTCTGGACGCGGCTCGCCGGGGACGCCCTCGCCGGGCAGGAGGCGGTGGACGTGCCGGGCCTCGGCGCCCGGCTCGGCCTCGGCCCCGCCGAACCGCGGCGCGTGCCCTTCCCGTTCGACGAGACCCCCTGAACCGACCGGCCCCACGGATGGAGCGAAACCGAGCATGGCACCCGACAGGCCGCGGCACCTGCCGTCCCCCGACCACAACATCGCCATGTGGGGCGCGACCGGATCCGGCAAGACGACCTTCCTCGCCGCGCTGGACATCGCCCTCAACCGGTCGGACGACGTCGACTGGCGGGTGATCGGCGCCAACGACGCGTCCACCGACGTCCTGGTCGACCTGTCGAGCACCCTCGCCGTCCGGAACGAGTTCCCCGAGCGGACCGAGGGCATGGAGCAGTACCAGTGGCGGCTCATCGGGGAGACCGAGCACCGCGAGGGGCGGATGTGGAACCGGCGCACGGTACGGCGTGCGCACACCCTCGGCCTCGACCTCTACGACGCCTCGGGCGAATGGTTCGACAACGACTTCATGGGCGACCGCGAGCCGATGCTGCAGAGCCTCACCAAGAGCCGCGGCATCGTGTACCTGTTCGACCCGATCCGCGAGTTCAAGGTGGGCGACGCCTACAAGAGCCTCGACGGCATGCTGGCCCGGCTGGCGCAGCGGATGCTGAACGCCGAGGACGCCCCGGCGGACGGCCGCCTCCCCCACCACGTCGCCGTCTGCACCACCAAGTTCGACGAGGTGCGGGTGCTGCAGACCGCCGAGCACCTCGGCCTGCTCGACTACGACGCCGACGAGCACGGATGCCCGCGGGTCACCGGTGACGAGGAGGCGCGCGAGCTGTTCCGCGAACTGTGCTCGGTGTCGGCGACCGGCACCGCCGAACTCGTCCTGCGCAAGCTCACCCGCTACTTCCGCGAGGACCGGATCAGGTTCTTCGCGACGTCCGCGGTCGGGTTCCACCTCGATCCGGCCGCCAACGGGTTCAACGGGCGGGACTTCCAGAACGTCGTCCCCGACGCCGAGTCGACCGGCGGGTTCCGGATCCGCTCGGGCGTCCGCCCCATCAACGTGATGGAGCCGGTCCTGTGGCTGGCCGAACGGCTGGCGG
The nucleotide sequence above comes from Actinomadura algeriensis. Encoded proteins:
- a CDS encoding protein kinase domain-containing protein, which gives rise to MTTTEPSSPGRVLGGRYRLVRPVARGGMGEVWLAEDALLDRRVALKSLLLGAFPDAPELRRRAFREAKALARVAHPGIVGIYDVLVDGDDPWIVMELVRGVSLADVLAERATLPERDAARTALALLDALDAAHRSGVVHRDVKPANIMVEDDGRVRLIDFGIAYVGGASKLTRTGLIVGTADYLAPERIKGADAGPPADLWSLGVVLFEALEGRSPFRRGEGADAPSATLWAVMNEPPPRPVASGRLAGPVLRLLEKDPAARLTSDALRRALRRVLAPPAPARGPVVVDRPIGCGGVVDREPPDEPPTRADAGPRRAAGPRPPGRAGDPGERVAGRVPPGVRADELARMLAGTDADGAAAMLRDVPPETVRDALSRVGARLAGPVLRRLPRQRAAQVLAAGSARTAGALLAAVLAERGTGGRVDGRAAAHAAAVLQMLGSAPAAGAVAGLDTRAAVAVLSAMPPDEAARILARAEPRAAAEILGALPPAAASRVIGAMPVRPLCAALGYVPPAVVADLLRAAGGSRTETILRNLDRPVREKVRRRL
- a CDS encoding ArsB/NhaD family transporter, with the translated sequence MAAAAIAIFVVAYVLIASEKIHRTAVALGGAWLMMLLHIDNAESAFFSEETGVDWNVIFLLLGMMVIVSVLRQTGVFEFVAIWAAKRARGKPYRLMVMLVLITAFASALLDNVTTVLLIAPVTFLVCERLGLKVVPYLIAEVMASNIGGTATLVGDPPNIIIASRAGLSFNDFLIHLAPLVLVLIAVFCLLCRVLFRSAFRYDPERAKEVMSLNEREAITDRRLLWQGLAVLAVVIVAFVLHPVLHYEPSVVALLGAGLLVAATKVTTEDALREVEWPTLVFFAGLFVMVGGLVRTGVIGEVSNFAAEQTEGRLGLATMVLLWGSALISAIVDNIPYVATMSPIVADLVQGYPGGDGQVLWWALALGADLGGNATAIGASANVVVLGIAARNGTPISFWHFTKYGIVVTLATIALATPYLWLRYL
- a CDS encoding SLC13 family permease, which encodes MTADETLSLVLLLAVFALAIWRDVNVGLVALPAGLLLAKITGVPGEKALAAFPVQIVVLIIGVMYLFGHAQRSGAIDRLVHLVIRASGGRDWMLPWTMFLVGALLSAIGTLPSATVAIVLPIAMRLARNRGMDPVIMAVVACAGAGVGGFSPLSPWGAIVRQLAEKQGADFSPGGLFLGLAAIKTCTAILTYLLLKKFIRRGKTTPAPQLAAATTQNAKPTPPDSPPTGTGQTPATPEHDGTTTPPTGTGRTPARPEERGPGVSSPLRGYELGSMVGIGAFLVMVLALGMNPLFASLLVGLVLHLVFKPDTRRVIGDLPWGVILLTSGVLVYVGVLERVGTLDTLAGHLGGIDAALLTVLAIAYLAALFATVESSTVAVLGVIIPLTATALPHQSSAGFTALLIAICGVIGAVGISPMHLGGGLVLANTSEEENPRVFRWLLGISLAAAAVLPLLLLLVPLAVGV
- a CDS encoding hemerythrin domain-containing protein, which codes for MADVFEVLGQDHDHVKEVLAELEAGAGRTGPDGLEHRRKMVERLIMDESRHEAVEEEYFWPTVRKLVPEGDRLADHAVEQERSAKFVLNDLMGMKPDDERFEELLRTFIVDGREHISYEETRVWPELRKVMTAERAEELGRELAAGKAKAPTRPHPHTPPKPGILKAAGPAVAAADRLRDKVAHRG
- a CDS encoding cation:proton antiporter: MTNLLLSFAVLLLIAVLLSSLANRTVLSTAVLFLLGGFLLGDGVLDVVPLRPDDGIVETLAELALFAVLFTDGMHAGWRDLRSAWRLPGRALGWGLPLTLLITAVLAHYVVGLGWIESLLIAAVLTPTDPVFAAALVGNDKVPPRLRHLLNVESGVNDGLVLPFVLIFLAVAEGADDLHLGALASELLVGIVIGVAVPWAALKLESTRWFAVSPKYAPLNAVAIGLLVLALGQATHGNLFLAAFAAGVTVATVGEEFREAFDEFGELVAELLKLAALLVFGALLSPTFFGDVGWTGWVFAVLALIVARPAAIWVSFLGSRLTAREQGAVMWFGPKGFASVVYGLIVLESQIADADEIFHLVAVTIVLSIIAHSSTDIVVARGFDDEREVPAWFRKDERDRDGRGADEPDEDGAEESPGTRGERPG
- a CDS encoding CBS domain-containing protein → MRARELAVQYPTVTPEHSALEAARLLAEHGLPALIVADARGRPVAVLPGSRLLRLLIPRYVRDDPALARVYDEGHADRLCAELAERTVADLLRHDEPPLPVVDADATVMEIASVMDQDRSPMVAVCERRGEPMLGAIAVPHLLTRLLPGD
- a CDS encoding DUF4407 domain-containing protein; this encodes MRRFLISLSGARPEILDRCPSERTKYEGIGGAVLTTSVLATLSMWFAIHSALGVNPFIAAPIALGWGAAIMSLDRWLVTSIPAEGKRGRYAAPRIVMAVLLGAVISTPLVLQIFKSEIDAQIVQIKQERSNSFTADQRTGEVGRQVAALQKQVDSLQEVVRSRGDVPLDPAADPEIKTLERQRNERQKDADKHYKEWQCQLYGGDGCPRKGEGPLAEASKEAYDKARNDVQGLNRQIEARKTELAADSEAAKSTRLQQATAELPKVQQQLQDARQRQRTLQIQYDAENAETDGLLIRLQALSEVSRGDFTLVGVRTLLFLFFLLIECLPVFVKLMMKPGNYDRILALEVKREMREARAGTRPAFASGFDSGPRPDAGPDPGPDPGVARRPGSILPIWSRKDEETDGDVLDDPAAADTRVADGYPDDDYPRPRPSSGRGGDTVRGNGFRSNGNGFQGGAADATTADAYDDDALHGEVFDREEPHGDARGGSAPPASDDEAIRRISDTRAVEETRATPDSPRDADGQPLYDDDDY
- a CDS encoding ChaB family protein, which translates into the protein MPKTTGKGKAKKEELPDTIKRSDAKAQRTFAKAHDSAVEEYGEGRRAHQVAYAALKHTHEKVGDRWEPKSGGGKGPSDEQAEGGRNTSRKTAGGVDANASKTHLYGVAKRLDISGRSNMNKNELVKAIEKANKNETRKARS